From the Robbsia betulipollinis genome, the window GCGGCGTCCGACAGCGGCGCCTTTACCGCGCGGCAGAACACGACCTCCGTGGGCCGCTCGCTTCGGATCGACAGAAAATCGCTGCGCAGCCAGGCCTGCACCTGGCGCGCCAGCGCGCGCCGCCGCCGGTCCGCCGGATACAGACGCGGACCGTCGAAGACGTCATCAAGGTACTCCGTGATCGCCGACGATTCGGACAACGCGAAATCGCCGTGCACCAGCACCGGCACGCGCTGCGTCAGCAAGGCGCCGGCGAAATCCGGCCGGCGATGCGCGCGCTGCGCCAGGTCCACGGTCTCCACGCGAAACGGCAGGTCCTTCTCGTGCAGGGCCACGAACACGGACATCGCATAGGGGCTGACGAATTGCGCATCGGTGTACAAAAGCAG encodes:
- the yfcF gene encoding glutathione transferase, producing MTSSDLLLYTDAQFVSPYAMSVFVALHEKDLPFRVETVDLAQRAHRRPDFAGALLTQRVPVLVHGDFALSESSAITEYLDDVFDGPRLYPADRRRRALARQVQAWLRSDFLSIRSERPTEVVFCRAVKAPLSDAARDAAGKLFATADALLASGASDLFGEWCIADLDLALMLNRLALHGDAMPERLADYARHQWQRPAVRRWIALERS